One Ranitomeya variabilis isolate aRanVar5 chromosome 5, aRanVar5.hap1, whole genome shotgun sequence DNA window includes the following coding sequences:
- the LOC143773549 gene encoding uncharacterized protein LOC143773549: MGTPVACTFANLFLAVFEENYVYSAKNAFLKHIRLFLRYVDDVFLVWDGTEEEFEDFVSHLNTTNQMGMSFTSVFGGSRLEFLDVLVTIEEGDICTSVYRKPTATNSILHFNSFHPKHVKRSLPYSQLLRTRRVNNTQRGFTRQAGELRQRLMERGYPKTLLDTAMERVSSTTDECNRSRQSPVEPRFTFCFKYGPLDQEIRASLRRHWHVLERDRDLTGKASGGPLISNRRSTRIRDILVRNRLVGTQNNWLEKSTLKGNYRCGHCHFCARHVIGRRMNIGPITHTISQFISCKTDYVVYVVFCPCRRFYIGKTIRQMYVRFREHVRSIQTGKGVPRLINHVREIHEGNADVLTFAGIERVVLPAGGGDLHKLLLRAEARWIMRTNATGPAGFNDRIDMAVFL; encoded by the coding sequence atggggaccccggttgcatgCACTTTCGCCAATTTGTTTTTGGCGGTGTTTGAGGAGAATTATGTATACTCGGCTAAAAACGCCTTCCTCAAACACATTAGACTATTTTTGAGATATGTCGACGATGTGTTCCTGGTGTGGGACGGCACAGAGGAGGAGTTTGAGGATTTTGTTAGTCATCTTAACACTACTAATCAGATGGGCATGtcattcacttcagtatttgggggAAGTCGGTTAGAGTTTTTGGACGTGCTGGTCACTATTGAGGAAGGTGATATCTGTACATCGGTTTATCGCAAACCCACTGCCACAAATTCGATTCTGCACTTCAATAGCTTCCATCCGAAACATGTCAAACGCTCACTCCCTTATAGTCAGTTATTACGCACACGAAGGGTGAACAATACTCAGAGGGGATTTACAAGACAAGCTGGGGAACTCCGCCAACGTCTGATGGAGAGGGGGTATCCGAAAACTCTGCTAGATACAGCCATGGAAAGAGTGAGCTCCACTACTGATGAGTGCAATAGAAGTAGACAGAGTCCAGTTGAACCCCGTTTTACCTTTTGCTTTAAATATGGTCCGTTAGACCAGGAGATCCGTGCATCATTGAGACGTCATTGGCACGTTCTTGAAAGGGATAGAGATCTCACAGGCAAGGCGTCGGGAGGGCCGTTAATTTCGAATAGGAGGAGCACACGGATCAGAGATATTCTGGTTCGCAATAGGTTAGTAGGTACGCAGAATAATTGGTTAGAGAAATCGACTCTGAAAGGTAATTACCGTTGTGGCCATTGTCACTTTTGTGCACGACATGTCATTGGACGGAGGATGAATATAGGTCCCATTACACACACGATAAGCCAGTTTATTTCCTGTAAGACTGACTATGTAGTTTATGTCGTCTTCTGTCCTTGCAGAAGATTTTATATTGGCAAAACAATACGTCAGATGTACGTGCGGTTTAGGGAACATGTCCGCTCCATTCAGACAGGAAAAGGCGTCCCCAGACTTATCAATCATGTAAGGGAAATACACGAAGGTAATGCGGATGTCCTCACGTTTGCTGGTATAGAGCGAGTGGTATTACCAGCGGGAGGAGGGGATTTGCATAAACTGTTATTGAGAGCAGAAGCCAGGTGGATCATGCGCACTAACGCGACCGGCCCTGCTGGCTTCAATGACAGAATCGATATGGCTGTGTTCTTGTAA